A DNA window from uncultured Methanoregula sp. contains the following coding sequences:
- the cfbB gene encoding Ni-sirohydrochlorin a,c-diamide synthase, protein MKQVLISGDRSGSGKTSITLALTALLSKKSRVQTFKVGMDYIDPSYLSAVSKRPCRNLDSYTLSRSQVNDLFSYGCRDADIAIIEGVRGLYEGAEALDDTGSTAAVAKALDLPVVLVVSAQSITRSAAAVVKGFQSFDPDLTIAGVILNNIKGEQHRTKATAAIEHYCGVPVIGAIPRMEEMQLAMRHLGLVPYREGSRSGEFEDRIRTITGLIERYVDLDAFCRIMKDAPVPSSPAMLFDKKPEPDVTIGIALDEAFNFYYADLFDLLPALGASYVPFSPVHDRLPDADGYIIGGGYPELFAGELEKNDRMREAIREISRTGTPVYAECGGLMYLTDRIRLKEGWHDLPRDENYTMCGVFPGETRMPAKRVVSYVEGTCSANSPFGSAAFRGHEFHYSDVDLAKDTRYAYTLSRGIGIRENLDGAVSNNTLGSYTHLHPVASVGMFAHFVETCRKCA, encoded by the coding sequence ATGAAGCAGGTGCTCATCTCCGGTGACCGGTCCGGCAGCGGGAAGACGAGCATCACGCTTGCTCTTACCGCCCTTCTGTCAAAAAAATCCCGGGTCCAGACCTTCAAGGTGGGGATGGACTATATCGATCCCTCGTATCTTTCAGCAGTTTCTAAACGCCCCTGCCGGAACCTGGACAGCTACACGCTCTCCCGGTCGCAGGTGAACGATCTTTTCTCTTACGGGTGCCGGGATGCGGATATCGCCATCATCGAAGGAGTCCGGGGGCTGTATGAAGGGGCGGAAGCGCTTGACGATACCGGAAGCACTGCTGCCGTTGCAAAAGCTCTCGATCTTCCGGTTGTTCTCGTGGTCTCGGCCCAGAGCATCACCCGCAGTGCCGCGGCGGTTGTCAAAGGGTTCCAGTCCTTTGATCCCGATCTCACCATTGCAGGGGTCATCCTCAACAATATCAAGGGGGAGCAGCACCGCACCAAGGCCACCGCGGCCATCGAGCATTACTGCGGAGTCCCGGTGATCGGCGCGATCCCCCGGATGGAAGAGATGCAGCTTGCCATGCGCCATCTCGGCCTGGTCCCGTACCGGGAAGGATCCCGGAGCGGGGAGTTCGAGGACCGGATCCGGACCATCACGGGTCTCATCGAGCGGTACGTGGATCTCGATGCGTTTTGCCGGATCATGAAGGATGCACCGGTCCCGTCCTCTCCCGCCATGCTCTTTGACAAAAAGCCGGAACCGGATGTGACTATCGGGATCGCGCTTGACGAGGCATTCAATTTCTATTATGCCGATCTCTTCGATCTCCTGCCGGCGCTCGGTGCATCGTATGTCCCGTTCAGCCCGGTCCATGACCGGCTGCCGGATGCGGACGGTTACATAATCGGCGGCGGATACCCGGAGCTCTTCGCGGGCGAGCTGGAGAAGAACGACCGGATGCGGGAAGCGATCCGGGAAATTTCCCGGACCGGGACCCCGGTGTACGCGGAATGCGGGGGGCTGATGTACCTGACCGACCGGATCCGGCTCAAAGAAGGATGGCACGATCTCCCCCGTGATGAGAACTACACGATGTGCGGGGTGTTCCCGGGCGAGACCCGGATGCCGGCAAAGCGGGTTGTCAGCTATGTCGAGGGAACCTGCTCAGCAAACTCCCCGTTCGGTTCAGCCGCGTTCCGGGGGCACGAGTTCCATTACTCGGATGTTGACCTGGCAAAAGATACCCGGTATGCGTATACGCTCTCCCGGGGCATCGGGATCCGGGAGAACCTGGACGGTGCGGTCAGCAACAATACCCTTGGCAGTTACACGCATCTCCACCCGGTGGCGAGTGTCGGGATGTTTGCGCATTTTGTCGAAACCTGCCGGAAGTGTGCCTGA